A region of the Gemmatimonadota bacterium genome:
ATTAGCGGCTGGCCTGCTGCGCGGCAGCGACAATACCGAACAGGGGAATCGTGAGCTGTGTTTCTTCGGGATGGTCGGTCATGACCTCAACGCTGCCGCGTATCCGGCCCGGCTCGGTGTCGCCCGTGATATGCAAGCGCAACTCAAACTCTTTGCCCGGCGTGACCTCGGTCAGCTCGGGAACAACGTTGTCAAGCGAACTCCGCACCTGTCCGATGCCGAGGGGCTGGGCGGAGCGGTTCTTGATGCGCACCGTCCGCGTCTCGCCGACTCCCTGGCGGACGACCCCGAACGAGACCTGGGAGGGCGAGACACTGATATCGCCCTCGACGTTGCCTACGACCGAAATACTGATGGTCGGCTTTCTTTGGCTCGTGGTGGTAACCGTAATGGTGTCGTTGAGCGGGCCACGCGGCACGGTTTTGGAGACGCTCACCCGAAGCGCCTTGCCCTTTTTGCCCTCGACCTGGGCGTCTTCGGCCCGGACGCTGATGGCGGGATTGGCGTTGGTAATGTCTGTGATTTCCAGGGATTTGTTTTCATCGTACAGGACCGTGACCGTGCGTGTGGTGGGGGAGCCGCGCTGGAGCCGTCCCAGATACAGCTGGGCCGGCTGCACCTGCACCTCGACGGTAATCTCTCCCCGGAGCGTCAGGGTCGTGACCGGTCTGAGGGGATCGTTGGTATGGACACGGATGTCTTTGGCCTTCTGGCCGGCAAACCGCTTGGTGTCAAACGTGGCCTGAATAGTGCCCTCCGTGCCGGGCGGGATGGTATCCGCGGCAATCACCGCGGCGGTACAGCCGCACGAGGTTTTGACGGACTGCACCCGCAAATCCCGGTTGCCCTGATTGGTGNNNNNNNNNNTCATGCGTCACCTGTTCTCCCTGTTCGACCCGTCCAAAGTCGAACACGGGTTCGTCAACCTGCATCCGAGGACCGATGAAGGCCACCGTATCGGGGGTTGTGCTACTCCCGGATTCGGCGTGCACCCCCGGGGCGACACCGAGACAGGCCAGAGAGCAGAGGACGGTCAGCACAAGGGCGGCAGGAGTCCCGAAACGCATGGCTACACCTCCTTGGTGGTGCGTTGGGACGGGCGAGCCGCACCGTTATTCGAGCGGGCCAGAAAGGTGTCCAGATAGCGCGTGTGCACCTTGCCGGCTAAAAAATCCCGGTCGCGCAGAATTCTCTGGTGC
Encoded here:
- a CDS encoding DUF1573 domain-containing protein, with the translated sequence TNQGNRDLRVQSVKTSCGCTAAVIAADTIPPGTEGTIQATFDTKRFAGQKAKDIRVHTNDPLRPVTTLTLRGEITVEVQVQPAQLYLGRLQRGSPTTRTVTVLYDENKSLEITDITNANPAISVRAEDAQVEGKKGKALRVSVSKTVPRGPLNDTITVTTTSQRKPTISISVVGNVEGDISVSPSQVSFGVVRQGVGETRTVRIKNRSAQPLGIGQVRSSLDNVVPELTEVTPGKEFELRLHITGDTEPGRIRGSVEVMTDHPEETQLTIPLFGIVAAAQQASR